One segment of Acidimicrobiales bacterium DNA contains the following:
- a CDS encoding cytochrome c biogenesis protein CcdA, whose protein sequence is MIEAPFALALTAGMVATVNPCGFAMLPAYLSYFLGTEDAAAETDAQAGILRALAVGGVVTLGFLLVFGTVGLAISHLSLSINRFLPWVTLVIGFGLLGLGIAMLRGFELVVRLPKLERGGTTRGLGSMFVFGISYAVASLSCTLPPFLAVTATTFNQLSYVSGVSVFLVYGLGMGLVLTVLTVAIALTRVSIVGHLRRALPYIHRISGGLLVVAGAYLAWYGWYEVRVNRGDLSTPGPVAWVTDLSADLTNWLQNTGATRVAMILALVVCITLLVALLWPRDRARTTTSDHSS, encoded by the coding sequence ATGATCGAGGCGCCCTTCGCCCTCGCCCTCACCGCCGGCATGGTGGCCACGGTGAACCCGTGCGGGTTCGCCATGCTGCCCGCCTACCTCTCCTACTTCCTCGGCACCGAGGACGCGGCCGCCGAGACCGACGCCCAGGCGGGCATCCTGCGCGCCCTCGCCGTGGGTGGTGTGGTCACCCTCGGCTTCCTCCTCGTGTTCGGCACGGTCGGCCTCGCCATCAGTCACCTCTCGCTGTCCATCAACCGCTTCCTGCCGTGGGTCACCCTCGTCATCGGCTTCGGGCTCCTCGGACTCGGCATCGCCATGCTCCGTGGGTTCGAGCTCGTCGTGCGCCTGCCCAAGCTCGAACGGGGCGGCACCACGAGGGGCCTGGGGTCGATGTTCGTGTTCGGCATCTCCTACGCGGTGGCCTCGCTGTCGTGCACGCTGCCGCCCTTCCTGGCCGTCACCGCCACCACGTTCAACCAGCTCAGCTACGTCTCGGGGGTGAGCGTGTTCCTGGTGTACGGCCTCGGCATGGGGCTCGTCCTCACCGTGCTCACCGTCGCCATCGCCCTCACCCGAGTCTCGATCGTGGGCCACCTGCGCCGCGCCCTGCCCTACATCCACCGCATCTCGGGCGGGCTGCTGGTGGTCGCAGGCGCCTACCTGGCCTGGTACGGCTGGTACGAGGTACGGGTGAACCGGGGCGACCTCTCCACGCCCGGCCCGGTGGCCTGGGTCACCGACCTCAGCGCCGACCTCACCAACTGGCTCCAGAACACCGGCGCCACCCGGGTGGCCATGATCCTCGCCCTGGTGGTCTGCATCACCCTGCTCGTGGCGCTGCTGTGGCCC